One part of the Georgfuchsia toluolica genome encodes these proteins:
- a CDS encoding segregation and condensation protein A — translation MSESTVDNQNPPPPGAGAGLDAATILADHVPKLYGEPLAALPTDLYIPPDALEVFLDAFEGPLDLLLYLIRKANLNVLDIPMAPLTAQYLVYVEAMQRKNLELAAEYLLMAAMLIDIKSRMLLPRPPKLENGEPEDPRAELVRRLLEYEQIKAAAARIDALPQAGRDYETVTVWIASEVAERQPDVSLHDLQLAWLGLMKQARVMQHHRIKREELSVREYMTGILRKLQGRGFMVFEDLFDVATGAPALVVSFIAILELARESLIEITQNEALAPIYVRTANDHDAVVQA, via the coding sequence ATGTCCGAGTCGACCGTCGATAACCAGAATCCGCCACCACCCGGCGCGGGAGCGGGCCTGGATGCCGCTACCATCCTGGCCGACCATGTGCCCAAGCTCTATGGCGAGCCGCTGGCGGCGCTGCCGACGGACCTCTACATCCCGCCCGATGCGCTGGAGGTTTTTCTCGATGCTTTCGAAGGCCCGCTCGACCTGCTGCTGTATCTGATCCGCAAGGCCAACCTCAATGTGCTCGACATTCCGATGGCGCCGCTGACTGCGCAATATCTGGTTTATGTCGAGGCGATGCAGAGGAAGAATCTTGAACTCGCCGCCGAATACCTGCTGATGGCAGCGATGCTGATCGACATCAAATCGCGCATGCTGCTGCCGCGGCCACCCAAGCTGGAAAACGGCGAGCCCGAGGATCCGCGCGCCGAACTGGTGCGGCGTTTGCTCGAATACGAACAGATAAAAGCCGCCGCTGCGCGCATTGATGCCCTGCCGCAGGCCGGGCGCGATTACGAAACCGTGACGGTATGGATTGCCAGCGAGGTGGCGGAGCGGCAGCCCGATGTCTCGCTGCACGACCTGCAACTGGCCTGGCTCGGTCTTATGAAGCAGGCGCGCGTGATGCAGCACCACAGGATCAAGCGCGAGGAATTGTCGGTGCGCGAATACATGACAGGCATCCTGCGCAAACTCCAGGGCCGCGGCTTCATGGTCTTCGAGGACCTGTTCGATGTTGCGACCGGCGCGCCGGCGCTGGTGGTGAGTTTTATCGCCATTCTCGAACTGGCCCGCGAGAGCCTGATCGAAATCACCCAGAACGAGGCGCTGGCACCCATTTACGTGAGAACAGCCAATGACCATGATGCAGTTGTACAAGCCTGA
- a CDS encoding 2-oxoacid:acceptor oxidoreductase subunit alpha, giving the protein MNDTSSAVLQKLDSKTRAVEEVGSVVIRFVGDSGDGMQLTGTEFSKSIARAGHDFSTHPDYPSEIRAPTGTVYGVSGYQIQFGSTEVFTSGDAPDVLVAMNPAALKTNIRDVKHGGMIIANSGAFTEGNLAKAGYKDNPLGDDSLADFRVYPIDISELTAQALKDSGLSKKEVGRCKNYYALGVMLCLYSRPLDAEEGNIRKKFTKKPELAEANITALRAGYAYAEATEMFATNYEVRPATNIRPGKYRSITGNHAAALGFAAASELSGVPLFLGSYPITPATEILQELAALKHFNITTYQAEDEIAGICSAIGASYGGALGMTTTSGPGMALKTEAMGLAVILELPLVIVDVQRAGPSTGLPTKIEQSDLLQALYGRHGECPIPVIAAKSPSDCFDCAIEAHRLAVKYMTPVILLTDGGIGNATEPWRIPDPKKLPKIDVKFRTDPDGFQPYARDKNLARAWVRPGTPGMEHRVGGLEKDFLSGNISHDPENHQRMVEVRAAKVAGIAKELPPSVVEGPASGDVLIVGWGSTYGSIVQAREKAAAEGKSVAQVHLRNLNPLPADLGDIIAKYKNILVPELNLGQLSRLLREHYLRDVVALNKVQGKPFKVSEIYDRIVDLC; this is encoded by the coding sequence GTGAATGATACGAGTTCAGCGGTTCTTCAGAAGTTAGATAGCAAGACGCGTGCCGTCGAGGAAGTCGGCAGTGTCGTGATTCGCTTCGTCGGTGATTCTGGCGACGGCATGCAGCTAACGGGTACCGAATTTTCGAAGTCGATTGCCCGGGCCGGCCACGATTTTTCCACCCATCCCGATTATCCTTCGGAAATTCGCGCTCCGACCGGTACCGTGTACGGCGTTTCCGGATATCAAATTCAGTTTGGTTCGACAGAGGTCTTTACTTCTGGCGATGCGCCGGACGTTCTGGTGGCGATGAACCCCGCCGCTCTGAAAACCAATATCCGCGATGTCAAGCATGGCGGAATGATCATCGCCAATTCCGGAGCATTCACCGAGGGCAATCTGGCCAAGGCAGGTTACAAGGACAATCCGCTGGGAGATGACAGTCTTGCGGATTTTCGGGTATACCCGATCGACATTTCCGAACTTACCGCACAGGCACTGAAAGATTCAGGCCTGTCGAAAAAAGAGGTCGGGCGCTGCAAGAATTACTACGCGTTGGGCGTGATGTTGTGCCTCTACAGCCGGCCTTTGGATGCGGAAGAGGGAAATATCCGCAAAAAGTTTACAAAGAAACCGGAACTCGCCGAAGCCAACATCACCGCATTGCGCGCCGGCTATGCTTACGCCGAAGCTACCGAGATGTTCGCTACCAACTACGAGGTTCGCCCCGCAACGAATATTCGCCCGGGCAAATATCGCAGCATTACGGGCAATCATGCCGCGGCACTGGGCTTTGCGGCTGCTTCCGAGCTGTCCGGGGTTCCGTTGTTCCTTGGCTCCTATCCAATCACGCCGGCTACCGAGATCCTGCAGGAACTTGCTGCATTAAAGCATTTCAATATCACGACCTATCAGGCTGAAGACGAGATCGCCGGCATCTGTTCGGCAATCGGCGCCTCCTATGGCGGTGCGCTCGGCATGACGACCACTTCCGGTCCCGGCATGGCATTGAAGACCGAGGCCATGGGGCTGGCGGTGATACTCGAGCTTCCGCTGGTCATCGTCGATGTGCAGCGTGCCGGCCCGTCGACGGGCCTGCCCACCAAGATTGAACAATCCGATCTGCTGCAGGCGCTATACGGACGTCATGGCGAATGCCCGATCCCGGTGATCGCCGCCAAATCGCCTTCCGACTGCTTCGACTGTGCCATCGAGGCGCATCGTCTCGCCGTGAAATACATGACGCCGGTGATTCTGCTGACCGACGGCGGCATCGGCAACGCCACCGAACCGTGGCGCATACCGGATCCGAAAAAACTGCCCAAGATCGATGTGAAGTTCCGCACCGATCCCGATGGATTCCAGCCCTACGCCCGCGACAAGAATCTTGCCCGTGCCTGGGTGCGTCCCGGTACGCCGGGCATGGAGCATCGTGTCGGCGGCCTGGAAAAGGATTTCCTCAGCGGCAATATTTCCCACGATCCGGAGAATCATCAACGCATGGTCGAAGTGCGTGCCGCCAAGGTCGCGGGTATTGCCAAGGAACTTCCTCCCTCCGTGGTGGAAGGACCGGCCAGTGGCGATGTGCTCATCGTCGGCTGGGGCAGCACCTATGGCTCCATCGTTCAGGCAAGGGAGAAGGCCGCGGCGGAAGGCAAATCGGTCGCTCAGGTCCATCTGCGCAATCTCAACCCCTTGCCGGCGGACCTGGGCGATATTATCGCCAAATACAAAAATATCCTGGTGCCCGAACTCAATCTCGGTCAGCTCTCGCGCCTGTTGCGCGAGCATTACCTGCGCGACGTCGTTGCCTTGAACAAGGTGCAGGGCAAGCCATTCAAAGTATCTGAAATCTACGATCGCATCGTGGATCTCTGCTGA
- a CDS encoding AlpA family phage regulatory protein translates to MQTHSNHQAGFIRLPQILSLIPVSRSTWWAWVRSGKAPKPVKLGPRTTAWKAADIHALIAEVAK, encoded by the coding sequence ATGCAAACACATTCAAATCATCAAGCCGGATTTATCCGGCTCCCGCAAATCCTATCCCTGATCCCCGTCAGCCGCTCTACCTGGTGGGCATGGGTACGTAGTGGCAAAGCGCCCAAGCCGGTAAAGCTGGGGCCGCGCACTACCGCATGGAAAGCTGCCGACATTCACGCCTTGATTGCGGAGGTGGCGAAATGA
- a CDS encoding enoyl-CoA hydratase: MTYEHLNVETRGRVGLVTLNRPAKFNALCDGLMNELTAVLDAFDVDDGIGCVIITGSERAFAAGADISEMQDLSFMEAYKTNFITRNWERLRTFRKPVIAAVAGFAFGGGCELAMMCDFIIAAENAVFSQPEIALGVLPGGGGTQRLPRAIGKAKAMELCLTGRRMDAREAEAAGLVARVVPLEKLMEDALATAEKIASFSLPATMMVKECVNRAFESSLSEGILYERRTFQSAFATRDQKEGMTAFVEKRKPGFVNE; the protein is encoded by the coding sequence ATGACATATGAGCACTTAAACGTCGAGACCAGGGGCCGGGTCGGTCTTGTCACTTTGAACCGGCCGGCCAAGTTCAATGCGCTGTGCGACGGGTTAATGAATGAACTGACTGCCGTATTGGATGCCTTCGACGTGGATGACGGCATTGGCTGCGTCATTATCACGGGGTCCGAGCGTGCCTTTGCGGCGGGGGCAGACATATCTGAGATGCAGGATTTAAGTTTCATGGAAGCTTACAAAACCAATTTCATTACCAGAAATTGGGAGCGGTTAAGGACATTCCGAAAACCGGTTATTGCGGCTGTAGCCGGTTTCGCATTTGGCGGCGGCTGCGAACTGGCCATGATGTGCGACTTCATCATTGCTGCCGAGAATGCCGTTTTTTCCCAACCAGAAATCGCCCTCGGCGTTCTTCCTGGTGGGGGTGGGACGCAGCGCCTGCCGCGGGCAATCGGCAAGGCCAAGGCGATGGAACTCTGCCTGACCGGACGACGCATGGATGCAAGGGAAGCGGAAGCCGCCGGCCTGGTGGCGCGGGTAGTCCCGCTGGAAAAGCTGATGGAAGATGCGCTGGCCACGGCCGAAAAAATCGCATCTTTCTCCCTACCGGCAACCATGATGGTGAAGGAGTGCGTCAATCGCGCCTTTGAGAGCAGTCTGTCCGAGGGAATCCTGTATGAGCGCAGGACATTCCAATCGGCATTTGCCACCAGGGATCAGAAGGAAGGCATGACTGCCTTCGTGGAAAAGCGCAAGCCGGGGTTTGTTAACGAATAA
- the rluB gene encoding 23S rRNA pseudouridine(2605) synthase RluB — protein sequence MTPTSISSERRTRTARPAQPPSRGATGGHARRGAPVELPAIKLQKALADAGHGSRREIETWIAEGRVSVNDEPAHIGQRVTTNDKVKLNGRLVYLKNAERLPRVLIYHKPEGEIVSRDDPEGRPSVFEKLPRLRGSRWIAVGRLDFNSCGLLLVTDSGELANRLMHPRYELEREYAVRVMGEVSQESIYLLQAGIELEDGMARFIRISPAGGEGANHWYHVVLNEGKNREVRRMFAAVGVMVSRLMRVRYGPVGLPPQLKRGQYRELEDAEVKALMSVLTPVNPGDKA from the coding sequence CTGACCCCGACGTCAATCTCATCGGAGCGCCGAACCCGGACGGCTCGGCCAGCCCAGCCTCCGAGTAGGGGAGCGACTGGCGGCCATGCCAGGCGTGGCGCCCCGGTCGAACTGCCCGCGATCAAGCTGCAGAAGGCACTGGCCGATGCCGGTCACGGCTCGCGGCGCGAGATCGAGACCTGGATCGCGGAGGGGCGCGTCAGTGTCAACGACGAGCCGGCCCATATCGGCCAGCGCGTCACCACCAACGACAAGGTCAAGCTCAACGGCCGCCTGGTCTACCTGAAGAACGCCGAACGCCTGCCGCGCGTGCTGATCTACCACAAGCCGGAAGGCGAGATCGTCTCGCGCGACGATCCCGAAGGGCGGCCCAGCGTGTTCGAGAAATTGCCGCGTCTTCGCGGCAGCCGCTGGATTGCGGTGGGCCGGCTCGACTTCAATTCCTGCGGCCTGCTGCTGGTCACCGACAGCGGCGAACTGGCCAACCGCCTGATGCACCCGCGTTACGAACTGGAACGCGAATATGCCGTGCGCGTGATGGGCGAGGTGAGCCAGGAATCGATTTATCTGTTACAAGCGGGTATCGAACTGGAAGATGGCATGGCCCGTTTCATCCGTATCTCACCGGCGGGTGGCGAGGGCGCCAACCATTGGTACCACGTCGTGCTCAACGAAGGCAAAAACCGCGAAGTGCGGCGCATGTTCGCCGCAGTGGGGGTGATGGTCAGCCGCCTGATGCGGGTGCGCTACGGCCCGGTGGGGCTGCCGCCCCAACTCAAGCGCGGTCAGTATCGCGAGCTCGAAGATGCCGAGGTCAAGGCGCTGATGAGCGTCCTGACCCCCGTGAACCCGGGCGATAAAGCCTGA
- a CDS encoding YfhL family 4Fe-4S dicluster ferredoxin, translating to MKLSIAILLPIRVPRKVQALWKNSSIAAIPGPSPKFQISLRKIKMSLMINADDCNSCAACESECPNDAISEGDTAYTINSDKCTECVGHFDESQCVAACPTEAIVPDTNHSESKDDLLKKYQRLTA from the coding sequence ATGAAGCTCTCAATCGCGATCTTGCTGCCGATACGCGTGCCAAGAAAGGTCCAGGCACTCTGGAAAAACTCTTCAATAGCGGCGATACCTGGACCATCGCCTAAATTTCAAATCAGCTTAAGGAAAATCAAAATGTCTCTAATGATTAATGCGGACGACTGCAACAGTTGTGCAGCTTGCGAATCCGAGTGCCCCAACGATGCGATTTCGGAAGGCGACACCGCGTACACAATCAATTCGGATAAATGCACCGAGTGTGTCGGTCATTTCGATGAATCGCAATGTGTGGCTGCATGTCCCACTGAGGCCATCGTGCCTGATACAAATCACAGCGAAAGCAAGGATGATTTGCTCAAGAAATATCAGCGGCTGACAGCCTGA
- a CDS encoding 3',5'-nucleoside bisphosphate phosphatase has product MNADLHSHSNKSDGLLAPADLVRRAHANGVELFALTDHDEISGIAEAQAEARVCGLRCVSGVEISVSWRGDHTIHLLGFDFDATDRALIDGLAGVRAGRDERARRMGAELDKVGIRGVYEGAQKYVSNPALISRLHFARYIAAAGHAKDVKSVFDYWLAKGKPGYVSHVWAELEQAVGWIRSAGGIAVMAHPGRYRVSRAEMRELTVEFMAAGGEGIEVLSSSHTPGQAREVLRLAREFKLLASCGSDFHGPGESWIDLGKMPPLPDDLTPVWSRFQISSKKSLATEDTEFTEKGKG; this is encoded by the coding sequence ATGAATGCCGACCTGCACAGCCACTCCAACAAGTCGGATGGCCTGCTGGCGCCGGCGGATCTGGTGCGGCGCGCTCATGCCAACGGCGTCGAACTGTTCGCATTGACCGACCATGATGAGATCAGCGGCATTGCCGAGGCGCAGGCGGAAGCTCGGGTCTGCGGCCTGCGCTGCGTCAGCGGCGTCGAGATTTCGGTGTCATGGCGCGGCGATCATACGATCCATCTCCTCGGTTTCGATTTCGATGCCACCGACCGCGCGCTGATCGACGGCCTCGCCGGCGTCCGCGCGGGCCGCGATGAACGCGCCCGGCGCATGGGCGCCGAGCTGGACAAGGTCGGCATCCGCGGTGTCTATGAAGGCGCGCAAAAATACGTGTCGAATCCGGCCCTCATCAGCCGTTTGCATTTCGCCCGCTACATCGCCGCGGCTGGCCATGCGAAAGACGTGAAGTCCGTGTTCGACTACTGGCTGGCCAAAGGCAAGCCCGGCTATGTCAGCCATGTCTGGGCGGAGCTCGAGCAGGCCGTGGGCTGGATCCGCAGTGCAGGTGGCATCGCCGTGATGGCGCATCCGGGCCGCTACCGCGTCAGCCGGGCCGAGATGCGCGAACTGACTGTGGAATTCATGGCGGCGGGAGGTGAGGGCATAGAAGTGCTGTCCAGCTCGCATACGCCGGGCCAGGCGCGTGAAGTGTTGCGCCTGGCGCGCGAATTCAAGCTGCTCGCTTCATGCGGCTCGGATTTTCACGGCCCCGGCGAGAGCTGGATCGATCTCGGCAAAATGCCGCCGCTGCCCGACGACCTGACGCCGGTATGGAGCAGGTTTCAAATCTCAAGCAAAAAATCATTAGCCACAGAGGACACAGAGTTCACAGAGAAAGGCAAAGGCTGA
- a CDS encoding 2-oxoacid:ferredoxin oxidoreductase subunit beta produces MNQLTELKALTKKDFESSQDVRWCPGCGDYAVLSQIQKLMPTLGIPRENFAFISGIGCSSRFPYYMEAYGMHSIHGRAPAIASGLKISRPELSVWVVTGDGDSLAIGGNHFIHAIRRNMGLKIILLNNRIYGLTKGQYSPTSEIGKKTKTSPLGSIDRPFSPASLALGAGATFVARTLDGDLKHMQYVLERAAKHEGTAFVEVLQNCVVFNDGAFDYLSDKAERDDRRIMMEHGKPLTFGKGGDKGIRLRGFKPEIVTIGSDGVTAADVMVHDESSANPGGAFLLSQFVAPDMPVPFGVFRDVEQPAYEALNRDLAADTRAKKGPGTLEKLFNSGDTWTIA; encoded by the coding sequence ATGAACCAGTTAACTGAACTAAAAGCGCTTACCAAGAAGGATTTCGAATCCAGCCAGGATGTACGCTGGTGTCCGGGGTGCGGCGACTATGCCGTGCTGTCGCAGATTCAGAAGCTGATGCCGACGCTCGGCATCCCGCGCGAGAATTTTGCCTTTATTTCCGGCATCGGTTGTTCCAGCAGGTTTCCCTACTACATGGAAGCCTATGGCATGCACAGCATTCATGGCCGCGCGCCGGCGATTGCCAGCGGCTTGAAAATTTCCAGACCCGAACTTTCCGTCTGGGTGGTGACTGGCGACGGCGATTCGCTTGCCATCGGCGGCAACCACTTCATTCATGCCATACGGCGCAACATGGGCTTGAAGATCATCCTGCTCAACAACCGTATCTACGGTCTGACCAAGGGGCAATACTCGCCGACTTCGGAGATTGGCAAGAAAACCAAGACATCCCCGCTGGGCAGTATTGATCGTCCGTTCAGTCCGGCCTCGCTGGCTTTGGGCGCCGGGGCCACTTTCGTCGCGCGTACTCTCGACGGCGACCTGAAGCATATGCAGTATGTGCTGGAGCGTGCCGCCAAGCATGAAGGTACTGCCTTCGTCGAAGTCCTTCAGAACTGCGTGGTGTTTAACGACGGCGCTTTCGACTACCTTAGCGACAAGGCTGAACGCGACGACAGACGCATCATGATGGAGCATGGCAAGCCATTGACTTTCGGCAAAGGCGGCGACAAGGGCATTCGTTTGCGCGGCTTCAAGCCGGAAATCGTCACCATCGGCAGCGACGGCGTCACCGCCGCCGACGTGATGGTGCATGATGAGAGCAGCGCCAATCCTGGCGGCGCGTTTCTGCTTTCCCAATTTGTGGCGCCTGACATGCCCGTACCGTTTGGTGTCTTCCGCGATGTCGAGCAGCCGGCCTATGAAGCTCTCAATCGCGATCTTGCTGCCGATACGCGTGCCAAGAAAGGTCCAGGCACTCTGGAAAAACTCTTCAATAGCGGCGATACCTGGACCATCGCCTAA
- a CDS encoding tryptophan--tRNA ligase, giving the protein MYAEKVLSGMRPTGRLHLGHYHGVLKNWIRLQHEYPCLFFVADWHALTTDYDEPGTIAASTHDMIIDWLAAGVDPSQATLFIQSRVPEHAELHLLLSMMTPLGWLERVPTYKDQQEKLSHKDLTTYGFLGYPLLMSADILIYRADKVPVGEDQIPHIEFTRELARRFNHMYGREPGFEDKARESVKKLGSKRAKQYEELRTRFLEKGDEAAIEQAHALLDDVQHLPHGDRERLFGYLEGGGKMILVEPDALLTEARRMPGLDGQKMSKSYANTIALREDEESITKKIRTMQTDPQRVRRTDPGNPDKCPVWQFHVIYSSGEVQDWVQKGCRSAGIGCIECKQPVIDGILKEQEPMRERAKAYEDDPQLVRNIIADGCERARKLAQETMRDVREAMGLDFN; this is encoded by the coding sequence ATGTACGCAGAAAAAGTACTTTCCGGCATGCGTCCCACGGGACGGCTGCACCTTGGCCACTATCATGGCGTGCTGAAGAACTGGATTCGCCTCCAGCACGAATACCCCTGCCTGTTTTTTGTCGCCGACTGGCATGCGTTGACCACGGATTATGACGAGCCGGGGACGATTGCCGCCAGCACCCACGACATGATCATCGACTGGCTGGCTGCGGGGGTCGATCCGTCGCAGGCGACGCTGTTCATCCAGTCGCGCGTGCCGGAGCATGCCGAGTTGCACCTGCTGCTGTCGATGATGACGCCGCTGGGCTGGCTCGAGCGCGTGCCGACCTACAAGGACCAGCAGGAGAAGCTATCGCACAAGGACCTGACCACGTACGGCTTCCTCGGCTATCCGCTGCTGATGAGCGCCGACATCCTGATCTACCGTGCCGACAAGGTGCCGGTCGGCGAGGACCAGATTCCGCATATCGAATTCACGCGCGAGCTGGCGCGCCGCTTCAATCACATGTACGGCCGCGAGCCCGGTTTCGAGGACAAGGCGCGCGAATCGGTGAAGAAACTCGGTTCCAAGCGGGCCAAGCAATATGAGGAGCTGCGCACGCGCTTTCTGGAAAAAGGCGACGAGGCGGCCATCGAGCAGGCGCATGCGCTGCTCGACGATGTCCAGCATCTCCCGCACGGCGATCGCGAGCGCCTGTTCGGCTACCTCGAGGGCGGCGGCAAGATGATCCTGGTGGAGCCCGATGCGCTGCTCACCGAAGCCCGTCGCATGCCCGGCCTCGACGGACAGAAAATGTCCAAGTCCTACGCCAACACCATCGCCTTGCGCGAGGATGAGGAAAGCATTACGAAAAAAATCCGCACCATGCAGACCGACCCGCAGCGCGTGCGCCGCACCGATCCGGGCAATCCGGACAAATGCCCGGTCTGGCAGTTCCATGTCATCTATTCGAGCGGCGAAGTGCAAGACTGGGTGCAGAAGGGCTGCCGCAGCGCCGGCATCGGCTGCATCGAATGCAAGCAGCCGGTGATTGACGGCATACTCAAGGAACAGGAGCCGATGCGCGAACGCGCCAAGGCTTACGAGGATGACCCGCAGTTGGTACGTAATATCATCGCCGACGGTTGCGAGCGCGCGCGCAAGCTGGCGCAGGAGACCATGCGCGACGTGCGCGAGGCGATGGGTCTCGATTTCAACTGA
- a CDS encoding site-2 protease family protein, with product MENSIQALAISALPILFAITLHEAAHGYVARMFGDPTAWKLGRVSLNPLRHIDPLGTILLPAVTYLLSGFMFGWAKPVPVDFGKLHRPKRDMLWVAAAGPGANLLMALAWALLLKLVLGTAEFHYSEALRQMALAGIAVNGMFMVLNLLPLLPLDGGRILVSLLPQRAAWTFAQTERYGMWILILLLLTHVLDAILRPMIGLFLTLIESLFGF from the coding sequence ATGGAAAACTCGATTCAAGCTCTGGCGATTTCCGCCTTGCCGATTCTTTTCGCCATTACCCTGCACGAGGCCGCCCATGGTTATGTGGCCCGCATGTTTGGCGATCCGACGGCATGGAAACTCGGCCGCGTCAGCCTCAATCCGCTGCGCCATATTGATCCGTTGGGAACGATATTGCTGCCGGCGGTGACCTATCTGTTGAGCGGTTTCATGTTTGGCTGGGCCAAGCCGGTGCCGGTGGATTTCGGTAAATTGCACCGCCCCAAGCGCGATATGCTCTGGGTTGCCGCGGCGGGGCCGGGGGCGAATCTGCTGATGGCGCTGGCTTGGGCGCTGCTGCTGAAGCTGGTGCTGGGTACGGCCGAGTTCCACTATTCGGAGGCGTTGCGGCAGATGGCGCTGGCCGGCATTGCGGTGAATGGCATGTTCATGGTGCTCAATTTGCTGCCACTGCTGCCCCTCGATGGCGGACGTATCCTGGTCAGCCTGTTGCCGCAGCGGGCGGCGTGGACGTTCGCCCAGACCGAACGCTATGGCATGTGGATTCTGATTCTGCTGTTGCTGACTCATGTGCTCGACGCGATACTGCGTCCCATGATCGGCCTGTTCCTGACCTTGATTGAATCGCTTTTTGGATTTTAG
- a CDS encoding helix-turn-helix domain-containing protein, with the protein MKAGAMGTTSTKEIAPLTGEAKVAQLNKIRDQYKGETSASHQQRMLAALRYFPISTFEARTHLDVPHPAGRIQELRELGWDIRTLRRIEHSDIGRPHCIALYVLQGRKQAESASVAARAA; encoded by the coding sequence ATGAAGGCGGGCGCGATGGGAACGACCAGCACAAAAGAAATCGCCCCGCTGACAGGCGAGGCGAAGGTTGCACAGCTCAACAAAATCCGCGACCAGTATAAAGGCGAAACCAGCGCATCGCATCAGCAAAGAATGCTGGCCGCCCTGCGCTATTTTCCCATTTCGACATTCGAGGCGCGCACGCATCTTGACGTGCCGCACCCTGCTGGGCGGATTCAGGAATTGCGGGAACTGGGCTGGGACATCCGTACCTTGCGCCGCATAGAGCATAGCGACATAGGCCGCCCGCATTGCATCGCCCTCTATGTCCTGCAAGGCCGCAAGCAAGCCGAAAGCGCCTCTGTAGCCGCCCGCGCAGCGTAG
- a CDS encoding L-threonylcarbamoyladenylate synthase — protein sequence MAQFFDIHPEHPQPRLVRQAAEIVRSGGLIVFPTDAAYALGGHTGDAQLLERIRRIRGVDDHHLFTLMCRDLSEIANYARVDNAQYRFLKSFTPGGYTFILEGSRQLPRRVLHPKRKTIGIRVPDHALSLALLEALDEPLLVSTLLLPDSDLPLTDTGDIRRKLERRVDLVIESGRCSIGMTTVVDLSEMPARLIRSGCGPLAPLGLE from the coding sequence ATGGCTCAGTTTTTCGACATCCATCCCGAGCATCCGCAGCCGCGCCTGGTCCGGCAGGCGGCGGAAATCGTGCGCAGCGGCGGCCTTATTGTGTTCCCCACCGATGCCGCCTATGCGCTGGGCGGCCACACTGGCGATGCGCAACTGCTGGAACGCATTCGCCGCATTCGTGGCGTCGATGATCATCATCTTTTTACGCTGATGTGCCGCGATCTTTCCGAGATTGCAAACTATGCCCGCGTTGACAATGCGCAGTACCGTTTTCTCAAGTCCTTCACGCCGGGCGGCTACACCTTCATTCTCGAAGGTTCGCGCCAGTTGCCCCGCCGCGTGTTGCATCCCAAACGCAAGACCATCGGCATTCGCGTGCCCGATCACGCGCTCTCGCTGGCGTTGCTCGAAGCGCTGGACGAACCCCTGCTGGTGTCGACCCTGCTGCTGCCCGACAGTGATTTGCCGCTCACCGATACCGGCGATATTCGCCGCAAGCTGGAGCGGCGCGTCGATCTGGTGATCGAAAGCGGGCGTTGCAGCATCGGCATGACCACTGTCGTCGATCTGAGCGAAATGCCGGCCAGACTGATCCGCTCCGGCTGCGGGCCGCTGGCGCCGCTGGGGCTGGAATAA
- the scpB gene encoding SMC-Scp complex subunit ScpB, translated as MTMMQLYKPEDYKRVLETALLVATEPVQLVDLKKLFDEEFDDDTWRTLLDDLRRDWADRGIELVQLAGGWRFQTRPEYQGFIERLKNEKPPRYSRAVLETLSIIAYRQPVTRGDIEDIRGVAVSPNILKVLEGRGWVDAVGHRDTPGRPALYATTRKFLDDLGLRSLSELPPLTEIERVMNLADNTAFPQAQPAPAATEAVDDGYPAAQSGIDPDPDVNLIGAPNPDGSASPASE; from the coding sequence ATGACCATGATGCAGTTGTACAAGCCTGAGGACTACAAGCGCGTCCTCGAAACCGCGCTGCTGGTGGCCACCGAGCCGGTCCAGCTGGTCGATCTGAAGAAGCTCTTCGACGAGGAGTTCGACGACGATACCTGGCGCACGCTGCTCGACGACCTGCGCCGCGACTGGGCCGACCGCGGCATCGAACTGGTGCAACTGGCGGGCGGTTGGCGTTTCCAGACCCGGCCCGAGTATCAAGGTTTCATCGAACGCCTGAAGAACGAGAAGCCGCCGCGCTATTCGCGTGCCGTGCTGGAAACCTTGTCCATCATCGCTTATCGTCAGCCGGTGACGCGCGGCGATATCGAGGATATTCGCGGTGTGGCCGTGTCACCGAATATACTCAAGGTACTCGAAGGGCGCGGCTGGGTCGATGCCGTCGGCCATCGCGATACGCCGGGCCGTCCGGCCCTGTATGCCACGACGCGCAAGTTTCTCGATGACCTCGGTTTGCGCAGCCTGTCCGAACTGCCGCCATTGACCGAAATTGAAAGGGTGATGAATCTTGCCGACAATACCGCGTTCCCGCAAGCGCAGCCCGCTCCGGCAGCCACAGAAGCCGTCGACGACGGCTACCCCGCCGCGCAAAGCGGCATCGACCCTGACCCCGACGTCAATCTCATCGGAGCGCCGAACCCGGACGGCTCGGCCAGCCCAGCCTCCGAGTAG